A window of the Pedobacter frigiditerrae genome harbors these coding sequences:
- a CDS encoding helix-turn-helix transcriptional regulator, translating into MKKEEHIPHLFNSISELHRMLGLPKPLHPLVSLVDNTQLAVNKGELPHSFLLNFYKISYKTGLSGKIRYGQNYYDFDEGGLVFTSPKQLLAVNDDETEYRGQTLLIHPDFIRNHSLCKNITKYGFFSYAANEALHLSDKERNIINGIFENINDEIQSNIDDFSQDVIISQIELLLNYSNRFYKRQFITRKAVSNDILAKLEDLWLAHFEQKTALTMGLPTVQYLADQLNVSPRYLSDMLRSLTGENAQQHIHNKLIEKAKEILSISNLSVAEVAYQLGFEHPQSFNKLFKSKTSYSPLAYRQSFN; encoded by the coding sequence ATGAAAAAAGAAGAACATATTCCGCATTTGTTTAATTCTATATCAGAACTGCACCGGATGTTGGGCTTACCTAAGCCTTTACATCCTTTGGTGAGTTTGGTCGACAATACGCAATTGGCTGTTAATAAGGGTGAATTGCCTCACTCTTTTTTACTCAATTTCTATAAGATTTCTTACAAAACAGGCCTCAGCGGAAAAATTAGATACGGGCAAAATTATTATGATTTTGATGAAGGAGGTTTAGTTTTTACTTCTCCAAAGCAATTGTTAGCAGTTAATGATGACGAGACTGAATATAGGGGTCAGACTTTATTGATACATCCAGATTTTATCAGGAATCATTCTTTATGCAAAAACATAACAAAGTATGGTTTCTTCTCTTATGCCGCCAACGAAGCTTTACACCTATCGGATAAGGAAAGGAATATCATCAATGGTATTTTCGAGAACATAAATGATGAGATACAATCTAATATTGATGATTTTAGTCAGGATGTGATTATCTCGCAAATTGAGTTATTGCTTAATTACAGTAATCGTTTTTACAAAAGGCAGTTTATTACCAGAAAGGCCGTGAGCAATGATATATTAGCTAAGTTGGAGGATTTGTGGTTAGCACATTTCGAGCAAAAAACTGCATTAACAATGGGTTTACCTACTGTGCAGTATTTAGCAGATCAGTTAAATGTTTCGCCTCGTTATTTGAGCGACATGCTGCGTTCGTTAACTGGCGAAAATGCACAACAGCATATTCATAACAAGTTGATTGAAAAGGCAAAGGAGATTTTATCGATTAGTAATTTGAGTGTTGCGGAAGTGGCTTATCAATTGGGGTTTGAGCATCCGCAGTCATTTAATAAGTTGTTTAAGAGCAAGACAAGTTATTCGCCTTTGGCTTATAGGCAGTCGTTTAATTGA
- a CDS encoding SDR family oxidoreductase, producing the protein MKTIFITGASTGLGKATAKFFAAKGWNVIATMRKPENETELNKIDNITLLPLDVTNLEQIKVAAEKAIALGNIDIVFNNAGYGLMGPLEGTTDEQVVKQLDTNLLGTIRVTQAFIPYFRARQSGLFINTTSMGGLLTFPFASVYHATKWALEGWSESVAFELSKFGVGMKTVSPGGIKTDFLNRSSDMASHPAYDVFMEKMFSNFNEENFSDVDQIVEVVYEAATDGKDKLRYQAGKDAIELYAQRLEMGDEAFRKQMAQMI; encoded by the coding sequence ATGAAAACAATATTCATCACAGGAGCCTCTACAGGTTTAGGAAAAGCAACAGCAAAATTCTTTGCAGCAAAAGGCTGGAACGTTATCGCTACAATGCGTAAACCAGAAAACGAAACAGAACTTAATAAAATAGACAATATCACTTTATTGCCTTTAGATGTAACCAATCTGGAACAAATTAAAGTGGCTGCGGAAAAGGCAATTGCTTTAGGTAACATCGATATCGTATTTAACAATGCTGGTTATGGCTTAATGGGTCCGCTAGAAGGGACTACAGATGAGCAAGTGGTTAAACAATTAGACACCAATCTATTAGGAACAATTAGGGTTACGCAAGCCTTTATCCCCTATTTTAGAGCTAGGCAAAGTGGCTTATTCATCAATACTACTTCTATGGGCGGTTTGTTAACATTTCCTTTTGCCTCTGTTTACCATGCTACCAAATGGGCATTGGAAGGTTGGAGTGAAAGTGTAGCATTCGAGTTAAGTAAATTTGGTGTGGGAATGAAAACAGTTTCGCCAGGTGGCATAAAAACTGACTTTTTAAATCGTTCATCTGATATGGCTTCACATCCAGCTTATGATGTATTTATGGAAAAAATGTTCTCAAATTTTAACGAAGAGAACTTTAGTGATGTAGACCAGATTGTTGAAGTAGTTTATGAAGCGGCTACTGATGGCAAAGATAAATTGAGGTATCAAGCAGGCAAAGACGCCATTGAATTATATGCACAGCGCTTGGAAATGGGCGATGAGGCTTTTAGGAAACAAATGGCACAAATGATTTAA
- a CDS encoding helix-turn-helix transcriptional regulator, with protein MPASNFNWFKTISEFHQFRGLPKPEHPLVSVINLADVNRLKAGETSILLDFYSIALKRNFNAKIKYGQQEYDFDEGIMFFISPKQLFRIEVEEDSFLNQSGWMLLIHPDFLWNTTLAKKIKQYEYFSYAVNEALYLSDKEETTIADIMHNIEREYHSNIDQFSQDVIIAQLELLLTYAERYYHRQFLTRKITNHSILNKLENILDVYFNNDSLLQKGIPTVQYVADALNVSPNYLSGLLKVLTGQSTQQHIHSKLIEKAKEKLTVTGLSVSEIAYELGFEHPQSFSKLFKSKTNVSPLEFRQSFN; from the coding sequence ATGCCAGCATCAAATTTTAATTGGTTTAAAACGATAAGCGAATTCCATCAGTTTAGGGGTTTGCCGAAGCCAGAACATCCGCTGGTTAGCGTGATAAATTTGGCCGATGTAAATAGACTAAAAGCTGGTGAAACAAGTATCTTATTGGATTTTTATTCCATAGCACTTAAAAGAAATTTTAATGCAAAAATTAAATATGGACAGCAGGAATACGATTTTGACGAAGGTATCATGTTCTTCATCTCTCCTAAGCAGCTTTTTAGAATTGAGGTGGAAGAAGACAGTTTTTTAAATCAATCTGGATGGATGTTGCTCATTCATCCAGACTTTTTATGGAACACAACCTTGGCTAAAAAAATAAAGCAGTACGAATATTTCAGCTATGCGGTAAATGAAGCATTATACCTTTCTGACAAGGAAGAGACCACGATTGCAGATATCATGCACAACATAGAACGAGAATACCATTCGAACATTGATCAATTTAGTCAGGATGTAATTATTGCCCAACTGGAACTACTGCTTACTTACGCAGAGCGTTATTACCATCGCCAGTTTTTAACTAGAAAAATAACTAACCACTCTATACTTAATAAATTAGAAAATATTCTAGATGTTTACTTTAATAACGATTCCTTACTTCAAAAAGGAATTCCGACAGTACAATATGTGGCAGATGCATTGAATGTTTCACCTAATTACCTAAGTGGTTTGTTAAAGGTTTTAACTGGTCAGAGTACCCAACAACACATCCACAGTAAATTAATTGAAAAAGCGAAAGAAAAGCTTACCGTAACAGGCTTATCTGTTAGTGAAATTGCGTATGAGTTAGGTTTTGAACATCCACAGTCTTTTAGTAAGTTGTTTAAATCTAAAACCAATGTTTCGCCATTGGAGTTTAGACAATCTTTTAATTAG
- a CDS encoding NAD(P)H-binding protein, with product MKIIVTGSLGHISKPLTQELVQKGHSVTVISSHIDRKKEIEDLGAVAAIGSLENVDFLTATFTGADAVYTMVPPNNYFDPNLDLFAYYVRLGKNYRQAIDAAGVKRVVNLSTIGGHLSKGSGILIGAHHVQLILDELPEEVSITHLRPTSFFYNLYAYLEMIKSIGLIATNYGAEDMIPWVSPIDIASAVAEELTTPFSGRKIRYVASEELSGNESAAIIGEAIGKPDLKWVLTSDEDALNGLLSIGMNAKIAEGLVEMYSALHTGLLAEDYYKNKPAVMGKVKLKDFAKEFAVTYHQK from the coding sequence ATGAAAATTATAGTTACAGGTTCATTAGGACACATTAGCAAACCACTAACCCAAGAGTTAGTGCAAAAAGGACATTCAGTTACGGTAATTAGTAGCCATATAGACCGCAAAAAAGAGATTGAAGATTTGGGCGCCGTCGCAGCAATTGGCTCATTAGAAAATGTCGATTTTTTAACAGCGACTTTTACTGGAGCCGACGCAGTATATACCATGGTGCCTCCAAATAACTATTTCGACCCAAACTTAGACCTCTTCGCTTACTATGTAAGATTGGGAAAGAACTACAGACAAGCAATTGATGCTGCAGGCGTAAAACGTGTGGTTAATTTAAGTACAATTGGCGGTCATTTATCAAAAGGTTCTGGCATTTTAATTGGCGCACATCATGTACAATTAATTTTGGATGAATTGCCTGAAGAGGTTTCCATTACACACCTGCGTCCAACTTCCTTTTTCTACAATCTATATGCTTACCTCGAGATGATCAAATCGATTGGTTTAATTGCCACAAATTATGGTGCTGAAGATATGATTCCTTGGGTTTCTCCAATTGATATTGCATCAGCTGTTGCTGAAGAATTAACGACACCATTTAGCGGCAGAAAGATTAGATATGTAGCCAGCGAAGAATTAAGTGGAAATGAAAGCGCAGCCATTATTGGAGAGGCCATTGGAAAACCTGATTTAAAGTGGGTATTAACTTCTGATGAGGATGCTTTAAATGGCTTGCTTAGTATTGGTATGAATGCTAAAATTGCCGAAGGTTTGGTAGAAATGTATAGTGCCTTACATACTGGTTTATTGGCAGAAGATTATTATAAAAACAAACCAGCTGTGATGGGAAAAGTAAAACTGAAAGATTTTGCAAAAGAATTTGCGGTAACTTATCATCAAAAATAA